The Paenibacillus sp. RC334 nucleotide sequence GCCATTCGGAGATAAATGAAGTAGGGCAACTTGATACGGCTCTTTTACGCGAGTATATGAACTACATGTCCTACGAACGGACAAAATATGATGGGGTCGCAGAACGGCGAGTAGAAGGGTGCAATCTTTCACCCGTCACAGTAGCGTCAAGGCTCCGCGCGTTGAAAACAATGTGTAAATTTTGGATGTCGGAAGGATTAATGAAAGAGGACCCGGCGGAGAAGCTGAAGTCACCGCGCAAGGATACCGAGGAGAAAAGTGTAATCGTCGACGGACAACTCCGAGCTTTAATCGAAGCTGCCGACGTTGATACATTTGCGGGCTTCCGCGACCGTACGCTTATGTTGTTACTTGCGGATACGGGGTTGCGAATTAACGAGGCTTTGCGGTTAGAGTCGGCCCACCTGGACATCGCTTCACGTTGCATTCGATTACCCGGCCATATGAACAAGAATAGGAAGCCGCGAATTGTTCCGGTTTCGTCGAGTGTTTTACGTGAGTTGATTAAGCTCATGGAAGAGAACCGCGCTTACTTTGATACGGACTTCATATTTCTGGCGAATTACGGTGATCCGTTAAAAGCTGACCAATTCCGAAAGAGACTAAGCCAGTACGCGGACAAAGTAGGTATTGATCGGAAAGCAACACCGGTGTCTCCGCACCGATTCCGCGATTACTTCTGCACAAATTACCTACTTAACGGCGGAGACCTCTTCACATTACAGCGGATCGTAGCGCACGCTGATATTAAGACCACGCAGGGGTACGTCAAGGTAAACGAGGGCGCTATGCGTGATAGTCACGCGCAATATTCCCCACTTTCACGACTCGGAATGTCTCGCGTAGGAAAGAGACGTTAATAATACGGACGATAACGCCCATCTCTTCGGAGGTGGGCGTTATTTTTTTTTAAATGTGCGAAACGTACTTCTCATCCGTTGTAGTAACTGAAGGCGGAATTATTACGAAGTTGTGCGGGATTACTTTGATGGGGAAAAACGTAGTGAGGGGCGATTAAATGGGTGGTAAGGAGCGAGTGCTTTCAAAGATCGACGAGTTAATAGATCGCGGAATCGACGTTACCAACATTTCGAAGGAACTTTCCGCAAAGGAGTACGGCAGCATCCGCAAGCAGGCGCTGCGTTCGTTCGGGAGCTACACGCAAGCGCTTCGTGAATACGGACTATACGAATGCAACGGAACACCTAGCGAAGTCGAGCTTCAACGGTGTTTTGAAATAACCGACGATTTCCGAGTAGTAGAAACGGCTGATGTTACGCATGTGTGCGATATTTACAACTTAGACTACTTCACTTTTCGTAAAGTATCGCAGGAGATTAAGGAACGAGTAGAGATTGACGCGCTAGACGATTTCTACCGTGAACACTACCCGTTTGATAATCTACCTACGCGAGTTTTGCGGGAGACTTATCCGAAACTTTACGGGTACCTGCGTAAGCACTACGGAACATATAAGAAATTTCTTGCGGCGTACAAAGTCTCGTACAAATACGCACTTAGTCAGAGATACAAAGGCCGCGACTCCATCCCGCTCGGACACGAATTTGAACGAAGACTCGGCGAGATATTACGTGCTATTTATCCAGACGTCAGATATCACGTCAAAGTAGGCGTGTGCATTCCGGACTTCATCGCTAATGAAACGGAGTGGATCGACGCCAAGCTAAGCGCCAATTCGATACTCGACCCGAGGTGTAGGACGCTCGAGAAGTACGCAAAGGAGACGGATAACCTAACCGTATATTACGCAAGAGGCGAGCCGGTAGCGGAACAAATCGGGATTGCGACAGTTGTTCATGTAACAGCGTTATACCCACCTCTGAGAAGCGTGGGACGTACGGATTTAATTGCGGATATGGAGGCGTTTATAGCTTCGGTATCCTACAGAAGGGAGGACGCAGCATGACCGATACACAACGCCTCGTCAGCGTCGAATCACAAACGGAATATTCCATCACATCCGGCGCAACCGAAACGCGTATCTTCGTTAAGATGTACGTCGACGCAGCTAAAGCGGGACTCATCGCAAGCATGGGTGCGCAAAATTGGACGACGCTATGCGTAATTGCTTCGTTTATGGATGCGGCTGGCAACTGTTACCCTACGCAGGATCAGATCGCGAGGTATCTCGGAGTCAATCGGCAGACAGCGAATAGATACGTTAAGAAGCTGACGGAATATCGCTGGAACGGACGCCCAGTTATCCGAGCAGTACGCGAGAGGTCGCCAACGGGTACGTGGCAGAATACGCGGTATACGGTGCTTCCGATTAGTCAGCTTGCGATATTCGATGCGGAGCCGGACGTACTTGACACCGGCTAGATGCGTCCATGTCCGCGAATACCGACATGGTGATTACCGACATGGCTATCGAAGACACTAACTATAACCACCTTTAGCAAGAGCCACTAAGAACTAGATAAAACATACGCTTCGCTATTCAGTCGGCGTTGCCTCCTTTCATACTACGCGGCGTAAGTTAATAAAAAGATTATCACGCGTAAAAGATGTACGGAGACGAGAGTCGACGGCGAGAATGAGCGAAGCGAATTACGAGCTTAGTGCAGTAGAAGAGAGAAAAGACCCTATCCAAAGAGTCTTCGGATAAAGGGTCTCGCGGCTAAACAACATGCGAAGTGACTGACGTACCCCAAGGTAGAGGTAATAACGTCAGCGTCTAACCAAAAGGTAAGACCCGCCGTATGTATTAGCATTCTCTCGCCTCCTCTCACGCAAACTGAAATTAGGGATTCAGGCATGATCACTAATTCGTCCACGGTTCGAAGGTTAGGTAAATTATACCACAAATTAGGAGGTTCGTACAAATGGTTATTGTCGCGTCGGAAGAAGCCGCTACGTGGATCAGTATCACTCTCGGAATGTGGGCGCTGTATCTCATTATTGCTACGGTCAAGGCGTATCGCGATTTTCGATGA carries:
- a CDS encoding tyrosine-type recombinase/integrase yields the protein MSIDPRKGKAVTAKRRNGRSEKGAGVIGLELGFDLFYNAKRAEKLRKRTLEDYQSYWRYFREWLIGSHSEINEVGQLDTALLREYMNYMSYERTKYDGVAERRVEGCNLSPVTVASRLRALKTMCKFWMSEGLMKEDPAEKLKSPRKDTEEKSVIVDGQLRALIEAADVDTFAGFRDRTLMLLLADTGLRINEALRLESAHLDIASRCIRLPGHMNKNRKPRIVPVSSSVLRELIKLMEENRAYFDTDFIFLANYGDPLKADQFRKRLSQYADKVGIDRKATPVSPHRFRDYFCTNYLLNGGDLFTLQRIVAHADIKTTQGYVKVNEGAMRDSHAQYSPLSRLGMSRVGKRR
- a CDS encoding helix-turn-helix domain-containing protein; translation: MTDTQRLVSVESQTEYSITSGATETRIFVKMYVDAAKAGLIASMGAQNWTTLCVIASFMDAAGNCYPTQDQIARYLGVNRQTANRYVKKLTEYRWNGRPVIRAVRERSPTGTWQNTRYTVLPISQLAIFDAEPDVLDTG